A stretch of the Lactuca sativa cultivar Salinas chromosome 9, Lsat_Salinas_v11, whole genome shotgun sequence genome encodes the following:
- the LOC111918237 gene encoding eugenol synthase 1 encodes MLKLNCSLFYRIRSPGNRCRRNKMAEKSKILIIGGTGYIGKFIVEASAKSGHPTFLLVRESTLSNPAKSSLVESFKKSGVTFITGDLYDHASLVKAIKQVDVVISTVGHTQLGDQVKIIAAIKEAGNVKKFYPSEFGNDVDRTNAVEPAKSAFANKAQIRRAIESEGIPHTYVSSNCFAGYFLPTLAQPAATAPPRDKVVILGDGNAKVVFNEEHDIGTYTIKSVDDPRTLNKIVYIKPPGNIYSFNELVSLWEKKIGKKLERVYLSDEQVLKNIQESPVPLNVVLSISHSIFVKGDQTNFEIKPSFGVEASELYPDVKYTTVDEFLSRFV; translated from the exons ATGCTTAAACTTAATTGCTCCCTTTTCTATCGTATCCGATCACCTGGAAATCGTTGTCGAAGAAACAAAATGGCGGAAAAGAGTAAGATTTTGATCATCGGAGGAACTGGTTACATCGGGAAATTCATCGTCGAGGCCAGTGCCAAGTCCGGCCATCCTACTTTCCTTCTCGTCAGGGAATCCACGCTCTCCAACCCTGCCAAATCCTCCCTGGTCGAATCGTTTAAGAAATCCGGCGTTACTTTCATCACT GGAGACTTGTATGATCACGCGAGTTTGGTGAAGGCGATAAAACAGGTAGATGTGGTGATCTCCACGGTAGGTCACACACAACTCGGTGATCAAGTTAAAATCATTGCCGCCATTAAAGAAGCTGGTAACGTGAAG AAATTTTACCCATCGGAGTTCGGAAACGATGTGGATCGTACAAACGCCGTGGAGCCAGCCAAATCAGCTTTTGCAAACAAGGCGCAGATCCGCCGCGCCATTGAATCCGAAGGAATCCCGCATACCTACGTCTCTTCCAATTGTTTTGCTGGCTATTTCCTCCCAACATTAGCACAGCCAGCAGCCACCGCGCCACCAAGGGATAAAGTCGTCATCTTAGGAGACGGAAATGCAAAAG TGGTTTTCAATGAGGAACATGACATTGGAACTTACACCATTAAATCCGTCGATGACCCAAGAACTCTGAACAAAATCGTTTACATCAAGCCTCCTGGTAATATTTACTCATTTAACGAGCTGGTGTCGTTGTGGGAGAAGAAGATCGGGAAAAAGTTGGAGAGGGTTTATCTTTCCGATGAACAAGTTTTGAAGAACATACAAG AATCTCCAGTTCCGTTGAACGTGGTATTGTCGATCTCTCACTCGATCTTTGTGAAGGGCGATCAAACAAACTTTGAGATCAAACCATCATTTGGGGTTGAAGCTTCTGAACTTTATCCTGATGTTAAGTACACTACAGTTGATGAATTTCTCAGCCGTTTCGTCTGA
- the LOC111918238 gene encoding phenylcoumaran benzylic ether reductase POP1 isoform X2 — MGEKSKILLIGGTGYIGKFIVETSAKSGHPTFLLIRGPTLLNPSKSSMLDSFKKSGVTFITGDLYDHDSLVRAVKQVDVVISTVGPAQFGDQVNIIAAIKAAGNVRKFYPSEFGNDVDRTHAVGPAKTAFATKAQIRRAIEAEGIPYTYIVNNCFDGYFLPSLAQPEATAPPLDKVVIFGDGDTKAVFNEEHDIATYTIQTIDDPRTLNKIVYIKPSCNVYSFHDLVSLWEKKIGKTLERVYLCESQVLKNLEESPAPLKKNLSIWHSVFVKGDQTNFEIEPSVGVEASTLYPDVKYVTVDEYLSRFV; from the exons ATGGGGGAGAAGAGTAAGATCTTGCTCATCGGAGGAACTGGTTACATCGGAAAATTCATCGTCGAGACCAGTGCCAAGTCTGGCCACCCTACTTTCCTCCTCATCAGGGGACCCACGCTCTTAAATCCATCCAAATCCTCCATGCTCGACTCATTTAAGAAATCCGGCGTTACTTTCATCACT GGAGATTTGTATGACCATGATAGCCTGGTGAGGGCAGTAAAGCAGGTAGATGTAGTGATCTCGACAGTCGGGCCCGCGCAATTTGGTGATCAAGTTAACATCATTGCCGCCATCAAAGCAGCTGGCAATGTCAGG AAATTCTACCCATCGGAGTTCGGAAATGATGTGGATCGTACTCATGCAGTGGGTCCGGCTAAAACAGCTTTCGCAACTAAGGCTCAAATTCGTCGTGCCATTGAAGCCGAAGGAATCCCTTATACGTACATAGTTAACAATTGCTTTGATGGTTACTTTCTTCCGAGTTTAGCACAGCCTGAAGCCACCGCTCCTCCGTTGGATAAGGTGGTTATCTTCGGCGATGGTGATACAAAAG CTGTTTTCAATGAGGAACATGACATTGCAACCTACACCATTCAGACTATTGATGACCCAAGGACTCTAAACAAAATCGTTTACATCAAGCCTTCGTGTAACGTTTACTCATTCCATGACTTGGTGTCGTTATGGGAGAAAAAGATCGGAAAAACCTTGGAGAGGGTCTATCTGTGTGAAAGCCAAGTTTTGAAGAACTTAGAGG AATCTCCTGCCCCACTAAAAAAGAATTTGTCGATTTGGCACTCCGTCTTTGTTAAAGGAGATCAAACAAACTTTGAGATTGAACCATCAGTAGGGGTCGAAGCCTCAACACTTTATCCAGATGTTAAATACGTTACAGTTGACGAATATCTAAGCCGTTTTGTTTGA
- the LOC111918238 gene encoding phenylcoumaran benzylic ether reductase POP1 isoform X1: MGEKSKILLIGGTGYIGKFIVETSAKSGHPTFLLIRGPTLLNPSKSSMLDSFKKSGVTFITGDLYDHDSLVRAVKQVDVVISTVGPAQFGDQVNIIAAIKAAGNVRVLKITNIMRLNQIDLLKLITIKLFLLTYFNVMKKFYPSEFGNDVDRTHAVGPAKTAFATKAQIRRAIEAEGIPYTYIVNNCFDGYFLPSLAQPEATAPPLDKVVIFGDGDTKAVFNEEHDIATYTIQTIDDPRTLNKIVYIKPSCNVYSFHDLVSLWEKKIGKTLERVYLCESQVLKNLEESPAPLKKNLSIWHSVFVKGDQTNFEIEPSVGVEASTLYPDVKYVTVDEYLSRFV; the protein is encoded by the exons ATGGGGGAGAAGAGTAAGATCTTGCTCATCGGAGGAACTGGTTACATCGGAAAATTCATCGTCGAGACCAGTGCCAAGTCTGGCCACCCTACTTTCCTCCTCATCAGGGGACCCACGCTCTTAAATCCATCCAAATCCTCCATGCTCGACTCATTTAAGAAATCCGGCGTTACTTTCATCACT GGAGATTTGTATGACCATGATAGCCTGGTGAGGGCAGTAAAGCAGGTAGATGTAGTGATCTCGACAGTCGGGCCCGCGCAATTTGGTGATCAAGTTAACATCATTGCCGCCATCAAAGCAGCTGGCAATGTCAGGGTATTGAAAATTACAAATATAATGCGTTTGAATCAGATTGATCTTTTGAAGTTGATAACGATCAAACTTTTTCTCTTGACGTATTTCAATGTGATGAAGAAATTCTACCCATCGGAGTTCGGAAATGATGTGGATCGTACTCATGCAGTGGGTCCGGCTAAAACAGCTTTCGCAACTAAGGCTCAAATTCGTCGTGCCATTGAAGCCGAAGGAATCCCTTATACGTACATAGTTAACAATTGCTTTGATGGTTACTTTCTTCCGAGTTTAGCACAGCCTGAAGCCACCGCTCCTCCGTTGGATAAGGTGGTTATCTTCGGCGATGGTGATACAAAAG CTGTTTTCAATGAGGAACATGACATTGCAACCTACACCATTCAGACTATTGATGACCCAAGGACTCTAAACAAAATCGTTTACATCAAGCCTTCGTGTAACGTTTACTCATTCCATGACTTGGTGTCGTTATGGGAGAAAAAGATCGGAAAAACCTTGGAGAGGGTCTATCTGTGTGAAAGCCAAGTTTTGAAGAACTTAGAGG AATCTCCTGCCCCACTAAAAAAGAATTTGTCGATTTGGCACTCCGTCTTTGTTAAAGGAGATCAAACAAACTTTGAGATTGAACCATCAGTAGGGGTCGAAGCCTCAACACTTTATCCAGATGTTAAATACGTTACAGTTGACGAATATCTAAGCCGTTTTGTTTGA